In Microcella indica, the genomic window AGCGTGACGATGATGAGCAGCACGAAGCCCGCCGAGATGGAGGCTGTCGCATAGGTGCCCACGTTCTGGAGCGGCGCAATCGCGACGAAGTCGAGCCAGACGACGGCGCCGAGTGCGGCGAGGAAGAAGAAGTAGAGCCAATCGGGCAGCCGCTCACCGGTCGCGGAGATCGTGATGGTGAGGCCGAGGAACGTGACCATGAGCAGCAGCCAGGCTCCGACGACCGGCAGCAGGGTCGGGTAGTCGCCGGCACGCGACATGAACAGGGCGATGCCGAGCATCGACTGCAGGGCGGCAATGATGGCGACGCCGATGCCGAGGAAGCCGGAGCCGAGCGCGGAGGCGTGCGTCGAGGTGGGGGAGCCGCGGCGGTTGGAGGAGCGCGCGCCAGCGGGGCGCACCGACCCGCCGAGAGTGGATTCTTCGGGCAGCTGGTGAGTGCTCATCGCGGCACCTCCAGAATCACGGTCGTGCCGGCGCCCGGGGTGGAGAACACGCGTGCGGAGCCGCCGACGTCGCGCAGGCGGGCGACGATCGACTCGGTGAAGCCGAGGCTGGAGGCGGCGATCTCTTCGGGCGAGAAGCCGACCCCGGCGTCGGTGATGACGGCGCGCAGGGAGTCGTCGGTCTGCGTAATGGTGACGTCGGCGTGCTCGACGCCGGCGTGACGGCGCACGTTCTCGAGCGACTCGGAGAGGGCGAGCAGGAAGGCGTCGAGCACGTCGCTCGGCAGCAGCACTTGGCCGGTGCCGTGCCAGCGCACATCGAGCCCCATGCGACCGAAGCGGTTCTTGACAGACTCGAGGGTCGTGCCGAGCGGCGTCTCGGCGACAGGTTCGAGGCTGTAGGAGCCCGAGAATCGCGGCATGGGGGTCGAGCCGAGCCGCAGCTGGCGCAGCAGCCGTGCGTCTTCCGCTGCCTGCTCGCGCATGGCCTCCTCGGTGACGCCGACGCCCGAGTGGGCGAGCAGGGTGAGGGTGGCGAGCACGGTGTCGTGCAGCAGTCGCGCGCTCTGCCGCCGCTGCGCTTCCGTCTCGCTCGCCTGCCGTTCGACGGTGTGCGCGCGGCCGATGCCGTCGATGCGGCGCAGTGCTCGCTCCACTCCCACGGTGACCCAGGTGCCGATGATGAGCATGATGACCCACGAGGCGAGCGTCGCGATGGCCGGGGTCGAGATGAGTCCGCCCGTTGGGCCCGCGGTTGCGACGAGCAGGCTGCTGCCGAGGGTTCCCGCGGCCCACACGAGCCAGCGCACCGTGCCCTCGCTGAGCACCATGCCGACGCCCGCGAGCCCCGCGGCGCCGAGCGGCGCGAGGGAGAGCGGGAGGGCGAGGGAGGAGCCCTGCCCCCAGGGCAGCTGCGCGAGGGCGAGCGCGCCGAAGCCGAGCAGGATCGTGAGTACGACCCAGCCGAGGTGAGAGCTGCGCCCCACCATGACGAGGGCGCCCGCCTGAGCGATGAGCAGAATGAGCACGCTCGGCAGCACGTCGGCGTCGACGACCCCCGGCAACGAGAGGCTCAACCCTGCGAGCAGCACGCCGCACAGCCCGAAGGCGCGTGCCGCGCGCTGCAGCAGCAGCTTGCGCTCGCGCTCGATCATCGCGGCGTCGCCCTGGTGACATACCTCATCGCGCTCAGTCTGGCACCAGCGTGGCCTGCGAACCGGGAGGCCGCACCGGGCAGGGCA contains:
- a CDS encoding sensor histidine kinase, whose product is MIERERKLLLQRAARAFGLCGVLLAGLSLSLPGVVDADVLPSVLILLIAQAGALVMVGRSSHLGWVVLTILLGFGALALAQLPWGQGSSLALPLSLAPLGAAGLAGVGMVLSEGTVRWLVWAAGTLGSSLLVATAGPTGGLISTPAIATLASWVIMLIIGTWVTVGVERALRRIDGIGRAHTVERQASETEAQRRQSARLLHDTVLATLTLLAHSGVGVTEEAMREQAAEDARLLRQLRLGSTPMPRFSGSYSLEPVAETPLGTTLESVKNRFGRMGLDVRWHGTGQVLLPSDVLDAFLLALSESLENVRRHAGVEHADVTITQTDDSLRAVITDAGVGFSPEEIAASSLGFTESIVARLRDVGGSARVFSTPGAGTTVILEVPR